The following are from one region of the Thermococcus cleftensis genome:
- a CDS encoding AAA family ATPase, translating into MEEDCLWGEGHKRAVEDVLNAVLRGNAAILLGPRRVGKTSVVSVMAEKLKRKRGHHYIYFNFSRFLGSRAISISDIEPKRTSLKMITASKSYTVSFRGISVEVRKTSIEEFSKDFSTLVRVLSQNSRLGVLIFDEAQVLARLKNLDFRGLLQEITDSYPNISLVFTGSMPGMLIEYLNPGPSKPNFMRSAEVFTLPRWNSEEGKAYLMEGFRSYGIRVTNELELSRAVEELGGVPGFISHYGLTVVNLVRNGKDPEEALPMALEESRRYALDEWRKDIEAFLNVYNSEVYLGVLEVLAKAYPSALRGAEVYRKLQSLGVAPTRVQHVYKYLETLEKAGFVRSAEKRYWIEDPLFREVVEKFSSH; encoded by the coding sequence ATGGAGGAGGACTGCCTCTGGGGAGAGGGACATAAAAGGGCAGTGGAAGACGTTCTCAATGCGGTTCTCCGGGGCAATGCTGCAATACTTCTCGGACCGAGGAGGGTTGGAAAGACGAGCGTGGTTAGTGTGATGGCGGAAAAGCTGAAGAGGAAGCGCGGGCATCACTACATCTACTTCAACTTCTCCAGATTCCTGGGATCAAGGGCAATCTCAATATCGGATATAGAGCCAAAGAGAACGTCTTTGAAGATGATAACGGCTAGCAAGAGCTACACTGTATCGTTTAGAGGCATCAGCGTTGAGGTCAGGAAGACGAGCATCGAAGAGTTCAGCAAGGACTTTTCAACACTGGTCAGGGTTCTTTCCCAGAACTCCCGGCTGGGCGTCCTGATATTCGATGAGGCCCAGGTTCTTGCGAGGCTGAAAAACCTTGACTTCAGGGGACTTCTGCAGGAGATAACGGACAGCTACCCCAACATCTCCCTCGTCTTCACGGGCTCAATGCCCGGAATGTTGATTGAGTACCTGAACCCAGGCCCCTCAAAGCCCAATTTCATGCGCTCCGCTGAGGTGTTCACCCTGCCTAGATGGAACAGCGAGGAAGGGAAGGCCTACCTCATGGAGGGCTTCAGGAGCTACGGAATAAGGGTAACGAACGAACTGGAGCTGTCGAGGGCCGTCGAGGAGCTGGGGGGAGTTCCCGGCTTCATCTCCCACTACGGTCTCACCGTTGTGAATCTCGTGAGAAATGGAAAAGACCCGGAAGAGGCGCTTCCGATGGCCCTTGAGGAGAGCAGGAGGTACGCGCTCGATGAGTGGCGGAAGGACATAGAGGCATTTCTAAACGTCTACAACAGCGAGGTATACCTGGGTGTCCTTGAAGTGCTGGCCAAAGCATACCCCAGCGCCCTCAGGGGAGCCGAGGTTTACAGGAAGCTCCAATCCCTTGGCGTTGCCCCCACCAGGGTGCAGCACGTCTATAAATACCTTGAAACACTGGAGAAAGCGGGCTTCGTCCGCTCCGCGGAGAAGAGGTACTGGATTGAGGACCCACTTTTTCGTGAGGTCGTTGAGAAATTCAGTTCCCACTGA
- a CDS encoding YigZ family protein, with translation MGYRTLKGIGTAELVIKKSVFIGYASPAKTEENARAFIAKIKAHHSDATHNVSAYLINDGRNFAVRYDDDGEPKGSAGKPVLKVIQNKGLSNVVVVVTRYFGGIKLGYGGLVKAYSDAASLAIENAGIIEIYETERFQITFPYGLFHTVRETIKKAGGRVVGENYDEVVTFTVETRKGEAEKLMELLRERTRGRVRLRRLFMSPFEGNL, from the coding sequence ATGGGATACAGAACGCTGAAGGGTATCGGAACGGCGGAGCTGGTGATCAAAAAGTCGGTCTTCATAGGCTACGCCTCGCCGGCGAAGACTGAGGAAAACGCCAGGGCGTTCATAGCGAAGATAAAGGCCCACCACAGCGATGCAACGCACAACGTCTCGGCATACCTCATAAACGATGGCAGAAACTTCGCGGTTCGCTACGATGACGACGGCGAGCCGAAGGGTTCGGCCGGAAAGCCCGTGCTCAAGGTGATTCAGAACAAGGGCCTGAGCAACGTTGTCGTCGTGGTCACGCGCTATTTCGGCGGGATAAAGCTCGGCTACGGCGGTCTAGTTAAGGCCTACAGTGATGCGGCAAGTTTAGCCATCGAAAATGCTGGAATCATCGAGATCTATGAGACGGAGCGCTTCCAGATCACCTTTCCCTACGGCCTCTTCCACACGGTCAGGGAAACGATCAAAAAGGCAGGAGGAAGGGTCGTCGGGGAGAACTACGACGAAGTGGTCACCTTCACCGTTGAAACGAGGAAGGGCGAGGCGGAGAAGCTGATGGAGCTTTTGAGGGAGCGGACGAGGGGAAGGGTTCGGCTGAGGAGGCTCTTCATGAGTCCCTTCGAGGGGAACCTTTAA
- a CDS encoding HAD family hydrolase — translation MEIPNFGNVEVRAVLFDLNGTLGENGRIDEEVRHLLERLADRYTVVVLSADTFGTLEEELRGLPVRIERVSSGAEKAEIARGYAPYAAVGNGNNDVAMLEGAELAFCVIGPEGATIDALLASDVVVRDVKDAIAMLLDERKLIATLRG, via the coding sequence ATGGAGATACCAAACTTTGGCAACGTTGAGGTGCGGGCCGTTCTCTTTGACCTGAACGGGACCCTGGGCGAGAACGGGAGGATTGACGAAGAGGTCAGGCACCTCCTCGAGAGGCTGGCCGACCGCTACACGGTCGTCGTTCTCAGCGCCGACACGTTCGGAACGCTGGAGGAGGAGCTCAGGGGGCTCCCGGTGAGGATAGAGCGGGTTTCAAGCGGTGCCGAGAAGGCGGAGATAGCCCGGGGCTACGCCCCGTACGCGGCTGTGGGGAACGGAAACAACGACGTTGCCATGCTCGAGGGAGCTGAGCTGGCTTTCTGCGTGATTGGGCCGGAGGGAGCAACGATTGATGCCCTCCTCGCGAGCGACGTGGTGGTGAGGGACGTTAAGGACGCCATAGCCATGCTCCTCGACGAGAGGAAGCTGATAGCGACGCTCAGAGGGTGA
- a CDS encoding phosphatase PAP2 family protein, with the protein MNLLQQRLRDPEVLVRLNAFFLSYFGWIAFGVLYGIIGRWSVDVTREFLRLPLTSRDFVVGLVNFTKSIPPLYGLFTLVYYLGFAGSIALIVAYLLLYLRDLESSDRLLARYLMAYAVAGAIYLVFHIYAPHIVYDLPGYTSENTLLTRQEFVLPSLHNTFIMINIITLWRYRKRLGARAIILVNALIPFATIFLGHHWVYDVVSGFALGIFVSRISRGWSARLSDWIYRLEVSSLQRVTVFNFLLALIVLILAANPDRWAELISGITAP; encoded by the coding sequence ATGAACCTGCTCCAGCAGCGCCTTAGGGATCCGGAAGTGCTCGTCAGGCTCAACGCCTTCTTCCTGAGCTATTTCGGCTGGATAGCCTTCGGCGTTCTCTACGGCATCATCGGACGCTGGAGTGTGGACGTTACGCGGGAGTTTCTCAGACTTCCTCTCACCTCCAGGGACTTCGTCGTGGGGCTCGTGAACTTCACGAAGAGCATTCCTCCGCTCTACGGCCTCTTCACTCTGGTTTACTACCTTGGCTTCGCAGGTTCGATAGCGCTGATAGTGGCGTACCTCCTCCTGTACCTCCGGGACCTTGAGTCCTCCGACAGGCTGCTGGCCAGGTACCTGATGGCCTACGCCGTGGCCGGAGCAATATACCTAGTCTTCCACATCTACGCCCCCCACATAGTTTACGATCTACCGGGCTACACCTCCGAAAACACCCTGCTCACGAGACAGGAGTTCGTCCTCCCCTCGCTTCACAATACCTTCATTATGATAAACATAATCACCCTCTGGAGGTACAGGAAGCGCCTCGGGGCGAGGGCCATAATCCTCGTGAACGCCCTCATTCCATTTGCCACGATCTTCCTGGGCCACCACTGGGTGTACGACGTTGTATCGGGCTTTGCGCTTGGAATATTTGTTTCTCGCATCTCCAGGGGCTGGAGCGCCCGGCTTTCGGACTGGATATACCGCCTGGAGGTTTCCTCCCTCCAGCGGGTGACCGTCTTTAACTTCCTCCTCGCCCTGATAGTCCTTATCCTGGCCGCGAATCCTGACAGGTGGGCCGAGCTGATCAGCGGCATCACCGCCCCCTGA
- a CDS encoding DMT family transporter, which produces MRRELEGTVLALIGTFIYGIEPVVIKSNPTNPVGFAALSALIASLVLWTAALWDGGIRELRDDPSGIKRAFLVGLFGTALAYLAYSFGARMSTAINAALLTRSEVLWSFLLSWLFLGERITARLIGYALFLLVGLSLVITQGRPVQPMPGDALLLLVPLFWQMGHVMAKGLPYRPTIIAALRNTFGFLLLLPLAAATGMEPSPFIVVEGLVIAFGQLVWYRAIKLINLSKATAIITPAPAVAMAAGVLLGEPLTVYHLVGFVLITAGTLGVIKVESARSGGRPL; this is translated from the coding sequence ATGCGGCGCGAGCTGGAGGGCACGGTGCTGGCACTGATTGGGACCTTCATCTACGGCATCGAGCCCGTTGTCATAAAGTCCAACCCGACCAATCCAGTTGGCTTCGCCGCCCTCTCAGCCCTCATAGCCTCGCTCGTTTTGTGGACCGCGGCCCTCTGGGACGGCGGAATCCGGGAGTTGAGGGACGATCCCTCTGGAATAAAGCGTGCATTTCTCGTCGGCCTCTTTGGGACCGCTCTCGCGTACCTTGCCTACTCTTTCGGCGCGAGAATGAGCACCGCCATAAACGCGGCCCTCCTTACCAGGAGTGAGGTGCTGTGGTCGTTCCTCCTCTCCTGGCTCTTTCTAGGGGAGAGGATAACAGCCCGCCTGATTGGCTACGCCCTCTTTCTCTTGGTCGGCCTGAGTCTCGTCATTACTCAGGGTCGCCCGGTTCAGCCAATGCCAGGGGACGCGCTTCTCCTGCTCGTGCCCCTCTTCTGGCAGATGGGTCATGTCATGGCCAAAGGACTGCCCTACCGTCCCACCATCATCGCCGCGCTCCGAAACACCTTCGGATTCCTCCTTCTTCTCCCCTTGGCCGCTGCAACGGGAATGGAGCCTTCTCCATTCATAGTGGTGGAGGGACTGGTGATAGCTTTCGGTCAGCTGGTGTGGTACAGAGCCATAAAACTCATCAACCTGTCGAAGGCCACCGCGATAATAACACCCGCCCCGGCGGTGGCAATGGCCGCAGGTGTTCTACTTGGCGAGCCTCTGACGGTATACCACCTGGTCGGCTTTGTCCTCATAACAGCCGGGACCCTCGGAGTGATAAAAGTTGAGAGCGCTAGAAGCGGAGGTAGGCCCTTATGA
- a CDS encoding glycosyltransferase family 2 protein: MLGGKRISVVIPAYNEEERIAGVLERIPEFVDEVIVVDDGSSDGTYRVAKRLSEMDGRIRAVRLERNCGKGCAMKRGVEESTGEIVVFMDADGQHKPEDIARLVEPIVKGEADMVIGARKVEERGKRPLHRRLSNILTTRLIRLKLRRHVYDTQSGFRAFRREFLPEIESNRYEVETEMLLKAAKMGARIAEVPVSMIYDPNREGRFGPKDVLRFIRAYLRF; encoded by the coding sequence ATGCTCGGTGGAAAGAGGATAAGCGTCGTGATTCCGGCCTACAACGAGGAGGAACGAATAGCCGGAGTGCTCGAGAGAATCCCGGAGTTCGTGGACGAGGTAATAGTTGTGGACGATGGCTCGAGCGACGGTACGTACCGGGTGGCGAAAAGGCTCTCCGAGATGGACGGGCGAATAAGGGCGGTGCGGCTGGAGAGAAATTGCGGCAAGGGCTGCGCGATGAAACGGGGTGTCGAGGAGAGCACGGGAGAGATAGTGGTGTTCATGGACGCCGACGGCCAGCACAAGCCGGAGGACATAGCCAGGCTCGTCGAGCCGATAGTGAAGGGCGAGGCCGACATGGTGATAGGCGCGAGGAAGGTCGAGGAGAGGGGAAAGAGACCTCTCCACAGGCGGCTGAGCAACATACTGACGACGAGGCTGATAAGACTCAAGCTCAGGAGGCACGTCTACGATACTCAGAGCGGGTTCAGGGCGTTCCGGAGGGAGTTCCTGCCGGAGATAGAGAGCAACCGCTACGAGGTCGAGACCGAGATGCTCCTGAAGGCGGCCAAGATGGGGGCAAGGATAGCGGAGGTGCCAGTGAGCATGATATACGACCCGAACAGGGAGGGGCGCTTCGGGCCGAAGGACGTTCTGCGGTTCATAAGGGCCTACCTCCGCTTCTAG
- the panB gene encoding 3-methyl-2-oxobutanoate hydroxymethyltransferase has protein sequence MREVTPRRIIEMKGREKITMVTAYDYPSALLADRAGIDIIFVGDSLGMVVYGEENTLNVSMDQMVFHTRAVSRAVKRALVLADMPFGSYEIDTGEALRNALRLIRAGADAVKIEGGADHEKLVRKLVRMGIPVMGHTGLTPQRYLRLGGYRLMGETEEEIEEILRDAKSLERAGAFAVVLEFTLADVARLVTEEVSIPTIGIGSGPWVDGQVLVWHDLLGIYEEVPPFVKKYADIGGMIRLALENYREEVKNGAFPGKEHYWEFLDKEDFERKARKALEKLDEAD, from the coding sequence ATGAGAGAGGTAACACCAAGGCGTATAATCGAGATGAAGGGAAGGGAAAAGATAACGATGGTGACCGCTTACGATTACCCCTCGGCCCTCCTGGCAGACAGGGCCGGCATCGACATCATCTTCGTGGGTGATTCCCTCGGAATGGTCGTCTACGGGGAAGAAAACACCCTCAACGTCTCGATGGACCAGATGGTCTTTCACACGCGGGCCGTCTCCAGGGCGGTGAAGAGGGCGCTCGTTCTCGCTGACATGCCCTTCGGGAGCTACGAGATAGACACCGGCGAGGCCCTTAGAAACGCCCTTCGGCTTATCAGGGCGGGGGCAGATGCCGTCAAGATCGAGGGCGGAGCTGACCACGAGAAACTCGTCAGAAAGCTCGTGAGAATGGGAATCCCGGTGATGGGGCACACCGGCCTGACCCCTCAGCGCTACCTCCGCCTCGGTGGCTACAGGCTGATGGGCGAGACCGAGGAGGAGATAGAGGAGATCCTGCGCGATGCAAAGTCCCTGGAGCGTGCCGGTGCTTTTGCTGTGGTTCTGGAGTTCACACTGGCCGACGTCGCCAGGCTGGTGACCGAGGAGGTCTCGATACCGACGATAGGCATAGGCTCCGGCCCCTGGGTCGATGGCCAGGTTCTGGTGTGGCACGACCTCCTTGGAATCTATGAGGAGGTTCCCCCGTTCGTCAAGAAGTACGCGGACATAGGCGGCATGATAAGACTCGCTCTCGAGAACTACCGCGAGGAGGTAAAGAACGGCGCGTTCCCGGGAAAGGAGCACTACTGGGAGTTCCTCGACAAGGAGGACTTTGAGAGGAAGGCCCGCAAGGCCCTCGAAAAACTAGACGAGGCTGATTGA
- a CDS encoding ribbon-helix-helix protein, CopG family, producing the protein MGKVKTSVYVDEELWREFKELALREGSEISKLLEEALMNYLINEVLRDIDDSEVPLWFEPLNVGGESSEKLLREMRDDREKRLLGQ; encoded by the coding sequence ATGGGCAAGGTCAAAACGAGCGTTTACGTCGATGAGGAGCTGTGGAGGGAGTTTAAGGAGCTGGCCCTCAGGGAGGGGAGCGAAATCAGCAAGTTGCTGGAGGAGGCGCTGATGAACTACCTCATAAACGAGGTTCTGAGGGACATCGACGACTCCGAGGTTCCGCTGTGGTTCGAGCCCCTTAACGTGGGGGGAGAGAGCAGTGAAAAGCTCCTGAGGGAGATGAGAGATGACAGGGAAAAGCGTTTACTTGGACAGTAG
- a CDS encoding type II toxin-antitoxin system VapC family toxin, with protein sequence MTGKSVYLDSSAILKRYLNEEGSDVVRKAFRDAYRGEVKLAFSIWNVGEVLGVFDKKLRRGELSEEDFNFLKKGFLAEVKRFTRLGVLEVVPVHSLLLADAWELIERHHLYQADALQIVSAKYVGAESFYTADRRLHEAAVKEGLNSTLLVG encoded by the coding sequence ATGACAGGGAAAAGCGTTTACTTGGACAGTAGCGCAATCCTGAAGAGGTACCTGAACGAAGAGGGAAGCGACGTCGTGAGGAAAGCCTTCAGGGACGCCTACAGGGGCGAGGTGAAGCTGGCCTTCAGCATCTGGAACGTTGGGGAGGTGCTCGGTGTGTTCGACAAAAAGCTCAGACGTGGAGAGCTCAGTGAGGAAGACTTCAACTTCCTCAAAAAAGGCTTTCTGGCCGAGGTAAAGCGGTTCACGAGGTTAGGTGTCCTGGAGGTCGTTCCCGTCCATTCCCTGCTCCTCGCCGATGCGTGGGAGTTGATTGAAAGGCATCACCTGTACCAGGCCGACGCCCTGCAGATAGTGTCCGCAAAGTACGTGGGAGCTGAGAGCTTCTACACCGCAGATAGGAGGCTTCATGAAGCGGCGGTTAAGGAGGGTTTGAACTCAACACTCCTCGTGGGGTGA
- a CDS encoding archease has translation MRKWEHYEHTADIGVRGFGGSLEEAFEAVALGLFDVMVDVRKVEPRECREVEVEEEDLEALLYSFLEELLVLHDMEGLVFGDVKVEIEKTEGGYKLKAKACGEVLDYEKHGPKEEVKAITYHDMKIEKLPDGRWLVQFVPDL, from the coding sequence ATGAGGAAATGGGAGCACTACGAGCACACCGCCGACATAGGCGTTCGAGGGTTTGGGGGGAGCCTTGAGGAGGCCTTTGAGGCGGTAGCGCTGGGCCTCTTCGATGTAATGGTAGATGTTAGGAAGGTCGAGCCTAGGGAGTGCCGCGAGGTTGAGGTCGAGGAAGAGGACCTGGAGGCGCTCCTCTACTCCTTCCTCGAGGAGCTCCTGGTTCTTCACGACATGGAGGGCCTCGTCTTTGGCGACGTCAAGGTCGAGATAGAGAAGACCGAAGGGGGTTACAAACTCAAGGCCAAGGCCTGCGGTGAGGTTCTGGACTACGAGAAGCACGGGCCGAAGGAAGAGGTGAAGGCAATAACCTACCACGACATGAAGATCGAAAAACTGCCGGACGGACGGTGGCTTGTCCAGTTCGTTCCCGACCTGTGA
- a CDS encoding tRNA (cytosine(49)-C(5))-methyltransferase, translating into MSAREMVRETNPKFYERYSKLEDTDEFWEFLVKPLRQSIRVNTLKAPLDVVVERLSEEFELEPIPWVREGFFINVDNLAKVPEHGLGLIFGQEASSMIPPVVLEPKPGELVLDMAAAPGSKTGQIAQYMENRGCIIANDPKISRANVLIANLNKMGVLNTRVTTKDGAYFARFENTFDRVLLDAPCSSIGMIRKRLRFLEEWRLRGVIKYMNIQKRLILAAYRALKPGGTLVYSTCTIDPVENEEVVDYLLRKTDAMLEPIKLPVKTSEPVLEWEGRVYSEELKKALRIHPNDNDTEAFFIAKIVKPGDVE; encoded by the coding sequence ATGAGCGCGAGGGAAATGGTTAGGGAAACCAACCCCAAGTTCTACGAGCGCTACTCAAAGCTCGAGGACACCGACGAGTTCTGGGAGTTCCTGGTCAAACCGCTGAGGCAGAGCATAAGGGTGAACACGCTGAAGGCTCCGCTTGATGTGGTCGTTGAGAGGCTGAGCGAGGAGTTCGAGCTCGAACCGATTCCCTGGGTGAGGGAGGGCTTCTTCATAAACGTGGATAACCTCGCAAAGGTTCCGGAGCACGGTCTCGGCCTAATCTTCGGCCAGGAGGCCAGCTCGATGATTCCGCCGGTGGTGCTTGAACCCAAACCTGGCGAGCTGGTCCTCGATATGGCCGCTGCACCCGGCTCAAAAACCGGCCAGATAGCCCAGTACATGGAGAACAGGGGTTGCATAATCGCCAACGACCCCAAGATAAGCAGGGCCAACGTCCTCATAGCCAACTTGAACAAGATGGGCGTTCTCAACACTCGCGTTACCACGAAGGACGGCGCCTACTTCGCCCGCTTCGAGAACACGTTTGATAGGGTTCTGCTCGACGCGCCGTGCTCCTCCATCGGAATGATAAGGAAGAGGCTGAGGTTCCTGGAAGAGTGGAGGCTCAGGGGCGTCATCAAGTACATGAACATTCAGAAGAGGCTTATCCTGGCCGCATACAGGGCGTTGAAGCCCGGCGGAACGCTCGTCTACTCAACCTGCACTATAGACCCGGTCGAGAACGAGGAGGTCGTCGATTACCTCCTCAGGAAGACGGACGCGATGCTCGAGCCGATAAAGCTTCCAGTTAAGACGAGCGAGCCGGTTCTCGAGTGGGAAGGGAGGGTCTATTCAGAAGAGCTGAAGAAAGCCCTCAGAATACACCCGAACGACAACGACACGGAGGCGTTTTTCATAGCCAAAATCGTTAAACCGGGTGATGTGGAATGA
- a CDS encoding methyltransferase RsmF C-terminal domain-like protein, with amino-acid sequence MSSPRDEVGKVSDAELVRRLLIEGYGHAPDLEYEIRGRYHKVYAWKPCALDVSGPDRNGVYFGRIESDGIRLSIEGAFLVGPKATKNVVELDDERAKRYLAGESVEIDDKDLHGWVIVRWRFYYLGSAKAKEGRLINYVPGERRLRLE; translated from the coding sequence ATGAGCAGCCCGAGGGACGAGGTTGGTAAGGTGAGCGATGCCGAACTCGTCAGGAGGCTTCTCATCGAAGGTTACGGCCACGCCCCGGACCTCGAGTACGAGATCAGGGGACGCTATCACAAGGTCTACGCCTGGAAGCCCTGTGCCCTCGACGTCAGCGGGCCGGACAGGAACGGGGTGTACTTCGGCAGGATAGAAAGCGACGGGATAAGGCTCAGCATCGAGGGGGCCTTTCTCGTCGGGCCAAAGGCGACGAAGAACGTCGTCGAGCTGGACGATGAGAGGGCCAAGCGCTACCTGGCCGGTGAGAGCGTCGAGATTGATGACAAAGACCTTCACGGCTGGGTCATCGTCAGGTGGCGCTTCTACTACCTAGGCTCCGCCAAGGCCAAGGAGGGGAGGCTGATAAACTACGTGCCGGGGGAGAGGAGGCTGAGGCTCGAGTAA